In Rhinopithecus roxellana isolate Shanxi Qingling chromosome 4, ASM756505v1, whole genome shotgun sequence, a single genomic region encodes these proteins:
- the CENPQ gene encoding centromere protein Q isoform X1: protein MSTNKLIKMSGKANASKKNFEQLKRNPKRKKDNEEVVLSEKKVRNTVKRNKNHLKVLSSEGQTKYTNLKQIKIAPSKRKTWQPLSKSTRDYLQTMMESVIRTILSNRIKDKEEIQYHLNFLKKRLLQLCETLKVPPKKMEDLTNVSRLLNMERARGKANEEGLALLQEEIDKMVETTELMTGNIQSLKNKIQILASEVEEEEERIKRMHQINTSGVLSLPELSQKTLKAPTLQKEILALIPNQNALLKDLDILHNSSHMKSMSTFIEEAYKKLNAS from the exons ATCAAGATGTCTGGTAAAGCAAATGCTTCCAAGAAAAACTTTGAACAgttaaaaagaaatccaaagagaaaaaaggataATGAGGAAGTTGTGTTGTCAGAGAAAAAG GTTAGAAAcacagtgaaaagaaataaaaatcatctaaAAGTTCTGTCTTCTGAag GACAAACAAAGTACACTAACCTAAAACAGATAAAGATAGCACCCAGCAAGAGAAAAACCTGGCAACCTCTGTCAAAGAGTACCAGAGACTATTTGCAAACTATGATGGAATCAGTAATAAG gaCAATTTTGAGTAACAGAattaaagataaagaagaaatacaatacCATCTCAACTTCCTGAAGAAAAG ATTGCTACAACTGTGTGAAACTCTGAAAGTCCCTCCCAAAAAGATGGAAGATTTAACTAATGTGTCAAGGCTACTGAATATGGAAAGGGCACGAGGCAAAGCTAATGAAGAAGGTCTGGCATTACTGCAG gaagaaatagataaaatggtAGAGACCACAGAGTTAATGACTGGGAATATTCAAAGCCTAAAGAACAAAATTCAGATTCTGGCAAGTGAggtggaagaagaagaggagaggataaAACGG ATGCATCAAATAAATACTAGTGGAGTACTCTCTCttccagaactttctcagaaaactctcAAAGCACCCACACTTCAG AAAGAAATTTTGGCACTAATTCCAAACCAGAATGCTCTTCTAAAGGACTTGGATATTCTTCATAATTCATCACATATGAAGAGCATGTCAACCTTCATTGAAGAAGCCTATAAGAAACTGAATGCCTCTTaa
- the CENPQ gene encoding centromere protein Q isoform X2, which produces MSGKANASKKNFEQLKRNPKRKKDNEEVVLSEKKVRNTVKRNKNHLKVLSSEGQTKYTNLKQIKIAPSKRKTWQPLSKSTRDYLQTMMESVIRTILSNRIKDKEEIQYHLNFLKKRLLQLCETLKVPPKKMEDLTNVSRLLNMERARGKANEEGLALLQEEIDKMVETTELMTGNIQSLKNKIQILASEVEEEEERIKRMHQINTSGVLSLPELSQKTLKAPTLQKEILALIPNQNALLKDLDILHNSSHMKSMSTFIEEAYKKLNAS; this is translated from the exons ATGTCTGGTAAAGCAAATGCTTCCAAGAAAAACTTTGAACAgttaaaaagaaatccaaagagaaaaaaggataATGAGGAAGTTGTGTTGTCAGAGAAAAAG GTTAGAAAcacagtgaaaagaaataaaaatcatctaaAAGTTCTGTCTTCTGAag GACAAACAAAGTACACTAACCTAAAACAGATAAAGATAGCACCCAGCAAGAGAAAAACCTGGCAACCTCTGTCAAAGAGTACCAGAGACTATTTGCAAACTATGATGGAATCAGTAATAAG gaCAATTTTGAGTAACAGAattaaagataaagaagaaatacaatacCATCTCAACTTCCTGAAGAAAAG ATTGCTACAACTGTGTGAAACTCTGAAAGTCCCTCCCAAAAAGATGGAAGATTTAACTAATGTGTCAAGGCTACTGAATATGGAAAGGGCACGAGGCAAAGCTAATGAAGAAGGTCTGGCATTACTGCAG gaagaaatagataaaatggtAGAGACCACAGAGTTAATGACTGGGAATATTCAAAGCCTAAAGAACAAAATTCAGATTCTGGCAAGTGAggtggaagaagaagaggagaggataaAACGG ATGCATCAAATAAATACTAGTGGAGTACTCTCTCttccagaactttctcagaaaactctcAAAGCACCCACACTTCAG AAAGAAATTTTGGCACTAATTCCAAACCAGAATGCTCTTCTAAAGGACTTGGATATTCTTCATAATTCATCACATATGAAGAGCATGTCAACCTTCATTGAAGAAGCCTATAAGAAACTGAATGCCTCTTaa